One segment of Primulina tabacum isolate GXHZ01 chromosome 6, ASM2559414v2, whole genome shotgun sequence DNA contains the following:
- the LOC142550170 gene encoding uncharacterized protein LOC142550170, translating to MARRDVIEKFNEMLQDIMDSNLLFGGKIVVFGRDFRQTLSVILKSTKENIIDYSIVMSPLWPHLSKIKPQKNMRALSDSIFSSRLLKIDDGVEITNENNEIQIPSHINIPFADDATSLNTLIEMVFPSINDPDLDFSSFVKRAILTTRNEFVHEINDVLINKFPREETTYYSCDENTSECVIPDQEALFHCLTPQGLPPHKLTLKINLPIILLRNINPTEGLCNEICLHCKGFNKNVIYAEISVGTHAGKPVFIPRITLESPHDDFSTITFKRKQFPIRLCYAMTINKAQGQTLDFVDIYLKEPVFSHGQIYVALSRAKNIDQIKVLIRPSTSLAQSTNYTKNVVYREVLDAAHPH from the coding sequence ATGGCTAGACGTGATGTCATTGAAAAGTTCAATGAAATGTTACAAGACATAATGGATTCAAATTTACTTTTTGGTGGTAAAATTGTTGTATTTGGTAGGGACTTCCGCCAAACATTATCGGTTATTTTAAAAAGTACGAAAGAAAACATCATTGACTATTCGATTGTCATGTCACCTTTGTGGCCACATTTAAGCAAGATAAAACCTCAGAAAAATATGCGTGCTCTGTCTGATTCGATTTTTTCGTCTCGGCTATTGAAAATCGATGATGGTGTCGAAATTACTAATGAAAACAATGAAATCCAAATCCCATCTCACATTAACATTCCATTTGCAGATGATGCTACTTCCTTAAACACGTTAATAGAGATGGTTTTCCCAAGCATAAACGATCCAGATCTAGATTTCTCTTCATTCGTAAAACGTGCCATACTGACAACAAGAAACGAATTTGTCCACGAAATAAATGACGTTCTTATTAACAAGTTCCCTAGAGAAGAAACAACTTACTATAGTTGCGATGAAAACACAAGTGAATGTGTTATACCTGATCAGGAAGCTTTATTCCATTGTTTAACTCCTCAAGGGCTTCCCCCACACAAATtaactttgaaaataaatttaccCATTATTTTGTTAAGAAATATTAATCCAACTGAAGGGCTTTGTAATGAGATATGTTTACATTGTAAAGGgtttaataaaaatgttatttatgCTGAAATTTCAGTAGGCACACATGCAGGAAAACCAGTGTTCATTCCCCGGATAACTTTAGAATCTCCACATGATGATTTTTCAACTATTACATTTAAAAGAAAACAATTTCCAATCCGTTTATGTTATGCAATGACAATTAACAAAGCACAAGGGCAGACTTTAGATTTTGTTGACATCTACTTAAAAGAACCAGTTTTTTCGCATGGCCAAATTTATGTAGCATTATCAAGAGCTAAGAATATAGATCAAATAAAGGTGCTCATTAGACCATCGACATCATTAGCTCAAAGTACTAACTACACAAAAAATGTAGTATACCGTGAGGTTTTGGACGCTGCACATCCTCATTGA
- the LOC142549242 gene encoding replication protein A 70 kDa DNA-binding subunit B-like isoform X1: MQGIIYDQDVEQLDKLLQLYKTYYIGNAKIKEITSNAPIFASAKYQMLLNRSTNIRLASEEEQLPINHAYQLTPFAQCPAFADVSTKQINLLCSVVHVFPPRFVEKTKRNLQEFVIVNEERKPLILTLWEEFLQTETPFLTQNVHTFPVILGMRLSVNTFYGLSIGTVPNSTILFDPPIQRSDLLKRWLQTNQEYIEAVVSQKLYDKENQEIDQPFSSHIRKISQILSLHEVKSFWIKAKIRIKNPEDSVYFLACPGCSKSCGAAYKYEFSCFYCNHDFPSPKPLLQFQAELFDGTGNLTAFIENKEASMLLCASGEDMIEAEENRTPFTPEIFNEKSKELPFLFQLRTSWSKTRGKTFVRNTVIACLPAAESSSTSHSYEHKSSASKVLRLTQDDVAAAESQENVAAAESQENVAAAESQESSSAIQEEHCETDLRAQQCKPPGKRKLAHEEFWLLSNYAYAHLLLKVRLRRLKQGMR, encoded by the exons ATGCAAGGCATAATTTACGATCAAGATGTTGAGCAATTGGACAAATTACTACAGCTGTACAAGACATACTATATTGGGAATGCCAAAATCAAAGAAATAACTAGCAATGCTCCAATTTTTGCATCAGCAAAATACCAAATGTTGCTTAATAGAAGTACTAACATTAGGCTTGCAAGCGAAGAAGAGCAATTACCTATTAACCATGCTTACCAACTGACGCCTTTTGCACAATGCCCTGCATTCGCTGACGTGTCTACAAAACAAATCA ATTTGTTATGCAGTGTGGTACATGTTTTCCCTCCACGGTTTGTTGAAAAAACAAAAAGGAATTTACAGGAGTTTGTTATCGTCAACGAAGA GCGCAAACCATTAATTCTGACCTTATGGGAAGAATTTCTCCAAACCGAGACGCCTTTTTTAACGCAAAATGTTCACACTTTTCCTGTTATCTTAGGCATGCGGCTGTCTGTTAACACATTTTACG GATTATCAATCGGTACAGTACCCAATAGCACCATTCTGTTTGATCCTCCAATACAACGAAGTGACTTGCTAAAACGATG GCTGCAAACCAATCAGGAATATATAGAGGCTGTTGTGTCCCAAAAACTGTATGACAAAGAAAACCAGGAGATTGACCAACCGTTCAGCTCCCATATTCGAAAAATCAGTCAGATTCTGAGCCTGCACGAA GTGAAATCATTTTGGATAAAggctaaaataagaataaagaaTCCTGAGGACTCTGTATATTTTCTAGCTTGCCCAGGCTGTTCGAAATCATGTGGAGCTGCATACAAATATGAGTTCTCATGTTTTTATTGCAACCATGATTTCCCAAGCCCAAAACCGCT TTTACAGTTCCAAGCAGAACTTTTTGACGGGACTGGAAATTTGACTGCTTTCATTGAGAACAAAGAAGCAAGCATGTTGTTATGTGCGTCAGGAGAGGACATGATTGAGGCAGAGGaaaat CGCACACCTTTTACTCCTGAGATATTCAATGAGAAATCGAAAGAGTTACCGTTCCTTTTCCAACTAAGAACGTCGTGGAGCAAAACAAGAGGCAAGACCTTTGTCCGAAACACAGTGATAGCATGCCTACCCGCAGCTGAGTCATCGTCAACATCGCATAGCTATGAGCACAAAAGCTCGGCCTCAAAAGTTCTTCGATTGACACAAGATGATGTGGCTGCAGCTGAATCACAGGAAAATGTGGCTGCAGCTGAATCACAGGAAAATGTGGCTGCAGCTGAATCACAGGAAAGCAGCTCCGCAATCCAGGAAGAACACTGTGAAACAGATCTTAGAGCACAACAATGCAAGCCACCAGGCAAAAGAAAATTGGCACATGAAGAG TTTTGGCTACTTTCCAATTATGCATATGCACATCTTCTCTTAAAG GTTCGGCTCCGCAGGTTGAAGCAAGGAATGAGATAA
- the LOC142550169 gene encoding uncharacterized protein LOC142550169, translating to MGPKGDCSAAEKKKTGSCSTTAKKPASSPSSPTAAKKKKAGSSSFASKRASSPPPRAKSPPPSGKQKASTDLSPSAPQHGKRKISEISDVSVSSPEGSKPDEGPPLESAMHPLYTSDSAIVGRGPTHLAQKIMYQLPSNADAAFMSSLGWSDLLRRTCNSVTEGMMYVGELAERAHVARSDSCQELREGQALREQLQATIDEMKVSHAEELSESQAQLSKSQIQCGELSKQKQKSQRLIEDQAKEIQKLKKELKNSQAERKDDKARHVAEASSFKEEFLKSEEFVEICGPKAFHYLRVGFEGAVGLFKAQGYPPPGAPTDFMDLEGFISCLPPDS from the exons ATGGGCCCAAAGGGagattgttctgctgctgagaaaaaaaaaacaggtTCATGTTCTACTACCGCGAAGAAGCCTGCTAGCTCCCCTAGCTCCCCTACTGCTgcgaagaagaagaaggcagGCTCCTCCTCCTTCGCCTCAAAGCGAGCCTCCTCGCCACCTCCTCGCGCCAAGTCCCCTCCTCCGTCCGGTAAGCAAAAGGCATCCACTGATCTTAGCCCGTCAGCCCCTCAGCATGGCAAGCGCAAGATTTCTGAGATTTCTGACGTATCGGTCTCTTCTCCAGAGGGGTCCAAGCCCGATGAGGGGCCTCCCCTTGAATCGGCGATGCATCCTCTATACACTTCGGATTCGGCCATCGTGGGGCGGGGTCCTACTCATCTGGCTCAGAAGATAATGTATCAGCTTCCTTCCAACGCCGATGCAGCGTTCATGAGTTCACTGGGGTGGTCAGACCTCCTCCGCCGGACATGCAACAGTGTCACCGAG GGCATGATGTACGTCGGGGAGTTGGCTGAGCGCGCTCACGTCGCTCGATCCGACTCTTGTCAAGAATTACGCGAGGGTCAGGCTCTCCGCGAACAGCTCCAGGCTACTATTGATGAGATGAAAGTGTCGCATGCTGAGGAGCTTTCGGAGTCCCAAGCTCAATTGTCGAAGTCCCAGATCCAGTGCGGCGAGCTCTCAAAACAGAAGCAGAAGTCTCAGCGGCTGATAGAGGATCAAGCTAAAGAGATCCAGAAGCTGAAGAAAGAATTAAAGAATTCACAGGCTGAGCGTAAAGACGACAAGGCACGACATGTTGCAGAAGCCTCCTCCTTCAAAGAGGAATTTCTCAAATCCGAAGAATTTGTCGAGATCTGTGGCCCGAAAGCTTTTCACTACCTGAGGGTGGGTTTCGAGGGTGCAGTCGGCCTCTTCAAGGCTCAGGGCTATCCTCCGCCAGGCGCCCCTACTGACTTCATGGACCTTGAGGGCTTCATATCGTGTCTCCCCCCTGATTCTTAG
- the LOC142549242 gene encoding replication protein A 70 kDa DNA-binding subunit B-like isoform X2: MQGIIYDQDVEQLDKLLQLYKTYYIGNAKIKEITSNAPIFASAKYQMLLNRSTNIRLASEEEQLPINHAYQLTPFAQCPAFADVSTKQINLLCSVVHVFPPRFVEKTKRNLQEFVIVNEERKPLILTLWEEFLQTETPFLTQNVHTFPVILGMRLSVNTFYGLSIGTVPNSTILFDPPIQRSDLLKRWLQTNQEYIEAVVSQKLYDKENQEIDQPFSSHIRKISQILSLHEVKSFWIKAKIRIKNPEDSVYFLACPGCSKSCGAAYKYEFSCFYCNHDFPSPKPLLQFQAELFDGTGNLTAFIENKEASMLLCASGEDMIEAEENRTPFTPEIFNEKSKELPFLFQLRTSWSKTRGKTFVRNTVIACLPAAESSSTSHSYEHKSSASKVLRLTQDDVAAAESQENVAAAESQENVAAAESQESSSAIQEEHCETDLRAQQCKPPGKRKLAHEEVLHESTKYMKQD, translated from the exons ATGCAAGGCATAATTTACGATCAAGATGTTGAGCAATTGGACAAATTACTACAGCTGTACAAGACATACTATATTGGGAATGCCAAAATCAAAGAAATAACTAGCAATGCTCCAATTTTTGCATCAGCAAAATACCAAATGTTGCTTAATAGAAGTACTAACATTAGGCTTGCAAGCGAAGAAGAGCAATTACCTATTAACCATGCTTACCAACTGACGCCTTTTGCACAATGCCCTGCATTCGCTGACGTGTCTACAAAACAAATCA ATTTGTTATGCAGTGTGGTACATGTTTTCCCTCCACGGTTTGTTGAAAAAACAAAAAGGAATTTACAGGAGTTTGTTATCGTCAACGAAGA GCGCAAACCATTAATTCTGACCTTATGGGAAGAATTTCTCCAAACCGAGACGCCTTTTTTAACGCAAAATGTTCACACTTTTCCTGTTATCTTAGGCATGCGGCTGTCTGTTAACACATTTTACG GATTATCAATCGGTACAGTACCCAATAGCACCATTCTGTTTGATCCTCCAATACAACGAAGTGACTTGCTAAAACGATG GCTGCAAACCAATCAGGAATATATAGAGGCTGTTGTGTCCCAAAAACTGTATGACAAAGAAAACCAGGAGATTGACCAACCGTTCAGCTCCCATATTCGAAAAATCAGTCAGATTCTGAGCCTGCACGAA GTGAAATCATTTTGGATAAAggctaaaataagaataaagaaTCCTGAGGACTCTGTATATTTTCTAGCTTGCCCAGGCTGTTCGAAATCATGTGGAGCTGCATACAAATATGAGTTCTCATGTTTTTATTGCAACCATGATTTCCCAAGCCCAAAACCGCT TTTACAGTTCCAAGCAGAACTTTTTGACGGGACTGGAAATTTGACTGCTTTCATTGAGAACAAAGAAGCAAGCATGTTGTTATGTGCGTCAGGAGAGGACATGATTGAGGCAGAGGaaaat CGCACACCTTTTACTCCTGAGATATTCAATGAGAAATCGAAAGAGTTACCGTTCCTTTTCCAACTAAGAACGTCGTGGAGCAAAACAAGAGGCAAGACCTTTGTCCGAAACACAGTGATAGCATGCCTACCCGCAGCTGAGTCATCGTCAACATCGCATAGCTATGAGCACAAAAGCTCGGCCTCAAAAGTTCTTCGATTGACACAAGATGATGTGGCTGCAGCTGAATCACAGGAAAATGTGGCTGCAGCTGAATCACAGGAAAATGTGGCTGCAGCTGAATCACAGGAAAGCAGCTCCGCAATCCAGGAAGAACACTGTGAAACAGATCTTAGAGCACAACAATGCAAGCCACCAGGCAAAAGAAAATTGGCACATGAAGAGGTATTACATGAGAGCACAAAAtatatgaaacaagactga
- the LOC142549242 gene encoding replication protein A 70 kDa DNA-binding subunit B-like isoform X3, with protein MQGIIYDQDVEQLDKLLQLYKTYYIGNAKIKEITSNAPIFASAKYQMLLNRSTNIRLASEEEQLPINHAYQLTPFAQCPAFADVSTKQINLLCSVVHVFPPRFVEKTKRNLQEFVIVNEERKPLILTLWEEFLQTETPFLTQNVHTFPVILGMRLSVNTFYGLSIGTVPNSTILFDPPIQRSDLLKRWLQTNQEYIEAVVSQKLYDKENQEIDQPFSSHIRKISQILSLHEVKSFWIKAKIRIKNPEDSVYFLACPGCSKSCGAAYKYEFSCFYCNHDFPSPKPLLQFQAELFDGTGNLTAFIENKEASMLLCASGEDMIEAEENRTPFTPEIFNEKSKELPFLFQLRTSWSKTRGKTFVRNTVIACLPAAESSSTSHSYEHKSSASKVLRLTQDDVAAAESQENVAAAESQENVAAAESQESSSAIQEEHCETDLRAQQCKPPGKRKLAHEEVRLRRLKQGMR; from the exons ATGCAAGGCATAATTTACGATCAAGATGTTGAGCAATTGGACAAATTACTACAGCTGTACAAGACATACTATATTGGGAATGCCAAAATCAAAGAAATAACTAGCAATGCTCCAATTTTTGCATCAGCAAAATACCAAATGTTGCTTAATAGAAGTACTAACATTAGGCTTGCAAGCGAAGAAGAGCAATTACCTATTAACCATGCTTACCAACTGACGCCTTTTGCACAATGCCCTGCATTCGCTGACGTGTCTACAAAACAAATCA ATTTGTTATGCAGTGTGGTACATGTTTTCCCTCCACGGTTTGTTGAAAAAACAAAAAGGAATTTACAGGAGTTTGTTATCGTCAACGAAGA GCGCAAACCATTAATTCTGACCTTATGGGAAGAATTTCTCCAAACCGAGACGCCTTTTTTAACGCAAAATGTTCACACTTTTCCTGTTATCTTAGGCATGCGGCTGTCTGTTAACACATTTTACG GATTATCAATCGGTACAGTACCCAATAGCACCATTCTGTTTGATCCTCCAATACAACGAAGTGACTTGCTAAAACGATG GCTGCAAACCAATCAGGAATATATAGAGGCTGTTGTGTCCCAAAAACTGTATGACAAAGAAAACCAGGAGATTGACCAACCGTTCAGCTCCCATATTCGAAAAATCAGTCAGATTCTGAGCCTGCACGAA GTGAAATCATTTTGGATAAAggctaaaataagaataaagaaTCCTGAGGACTCTGTATATTTTCTAGCTTGCCCAGGCTGTTCGAAATCATGTGGAGCTGCATACAAATATGAGTTCTCATGTTTTTATTGCAACCATGATTTCCCAAGCCCAAAACCGCT TTTACAGTTCCAAGCAGAACTTTTTGACGGGACTGGAAATTTGACTGCTTTCATTGAGAACAAAGAAGCAAGCATGTTGTTATGTGCGTCAGGAGAGGACATGATTGAGGCAGAGGaaaat CGCACACCTTTTACTCCTGAGATATTCAATGAGAAATCGAAAGAGTTACCGTTCCTTTTCCAACTAAGAACGTCGTGGAGCAAAACAAGAGGCAAGACCTTTGTCCGAAACACAGTGATAGCATGCCTACCCGCAGCTGAGTCATCGTCAACATCGCATAGCTATGAGCACAAAAGCTCGGCCTCAAAAGTTCTTCGATTGACACAAGATGATGTGGCTGCAGCTGAATCACAGGAAAATGTGGCTGCAGCTGAATCACAGGAAAATGTGGCTGCAGCTGAATCACAGGAAAGCAGCTCCGCAATCCAGGAAGAACACTGTGAAACAGATCTTAGAGCACAACAATGCAAGCCACCAGGCAAAAGAAAATTGGCACATGAAGAG GTTCGGCTCCGCAGGTTGAAGCAAGGAATGAGATAA
- the LOC142550171 gene encoding uncharacterized protein LOC142550171, producing the protein MPHALRQLFATILVFCCPKNPIHLWAKFQDFLSEDFAQNKDLTPKMLNHKVLGIVDNYLRSMGKKLDELFHTDQNMSLDFSDREAKDLQTERDIYVPAKDLLAVEQLNVEQKNAYNQILYHVCNNLPNAFFIDGPRGTGKTFLYRALLATIRSNGDIAIATATSGVAASLLPGGRT; encoded by the coding sequence ATGCCTCATGCTTTGCGGCAATTATTTGCTACTATCCTCGTTTTTTGTTGCCCAAAAAATCCCATTCATCTTTGGGCAAAATTTCAAGATTTTCTGTCAGAAGATTTTGCTCAGAATAAAGATCTTACCCCAAAAATGCTTAATCATAAGGTTTTAGGCATAGTTGATAATTACCTTCGATCCATGGGTAAAAAATTAGACGAATTATTTCATACAGACCAAAATATGAGCTTAGATTTTAGCGATAGAGAGGCAAAAGACTTACAAACTGAACGTGATATTTATGTACCAGCCAAAGATCTGTTAGCTGTTGAACAATTAAATGTAGAACAAAAAAATGCTTATAATCAAATCTTATATCATGTTTGTAATAATTTGCCAAATGCTTTCTTTATTGACGGCCCCAGAGGTACTGGAAAAACTTTTTTATATAGAGCACTTCTTGCTACAATTCGATCAAATGGTGACATAGCAATTGCGACTGCAACTTCAGGAGTTGCAGCCTCTTTGCTCCCAGGTGGCCGTACTTAA